From a region of the Theobroma cacao cultivar B97-61/B2 chromosome 8, Criollo_cocoa_genome_V2, whole genome shotgun sequence genome:
- the LOC18592757 gene encoding probable xyloglucan endotransglucosylase/hydrolase protein 33 isoform X1 codes for MAILQHILFMSLSMFCMTSVVSSHSRHYTTPSVPRLTDLLSHVSVDTGFSKFFGGPNIKLINNGSMATLALDKTSGSGLVSRRKYYYGFFSAAIKLPAGLTSGVVVAFYLSNADMYPHSHDEIDIELLGHDKRIDWVLQTNVYANGVSTGREEKFYFWFDPTQQHHYYSILWNSHHIVLPVREFPNNGKFSTAYPSKPMSLYVTIWDGSQWATHGGKYPVNYKYAPFVASFADMEMAGCITNPTQPGSSCSNASLSSMDPVGGPDFVKLSNQQITAMDWARRKLMFYSYCKDTSRFKVLPPECT; via the exons ATGGCAATATTGCaacatattttgtttatgtCTCTCTCGATGTTTTGCATGACAAGTGTGGTTTCTTCACACAGCAGGCACTACACCACTCCCAGCGTTCCACGTTTAACAGACTTGCTTAGCCATGTCTCAGTTGATACGggtttttctaaattttttggTGGACCCAATATAAAGCTGATCAACAATGGGTCCATGGCCACTCTTGCTCTCGACAAAACCTCAG GGTCAGGATTGGTTTCCAGGAGAAAATATTACTATGGATTTTTCAGTGCAGCAATAAAGTTGCCTGCAGGTCTCACATCTGGAGTCGTGGTAGCCTTCTAT TTGTCTAATGCAGACATGTATCCTCACAGCCATGATGAGATTGATATTGAACTGCTTGGGCATGATAAGAGAATTGACTGGGTACTCCAAACAAATGTCTATGCAAATGGTGTAAGTACCggaagagaagagaaatttTATTTCTGGTTTGATCCAACACAGCAGCACCATTACTACAGCATTCTCTGGAACAGCCACCATATAGT gTTACCAGTGAGAGAGTTCCCAAACAACGGCAAATTCTCTACCGCATATCCATCAAAGCCAATGTCGCTTTATGTAACCATATGGGATGGGTCGCAATGGGCAACTCATGGAGGCAAATACCCTGTCAATTACAAGTATGCCCCATTTGTAGCTTCGTTTGCGGACATGGAAATGGCTGGCTGTATAACAAATCCTACGCAGCCCGGTTCATCTTGTTCCAACGCCAGCCTCTCAAGCATGGACCCCGTCGGAGGACCTGACTTTGTTAAGCTATCAAATCAACAGATAACCGCCATGGATTGGGCAAGAAGGAAGCTCATGTTTTATTCATACTGTAAAGATACATCCAGATTTAAAGTCTTGCCTCCTGAATGCACGTAA
- the LOC18592757 gene encoding probable xyloglucan endotransglucosylase/hydrolase protein 33 isoform X2: MAILQHILFMSLSMFCMTSVVSSHSRHYTTPSVPRLTDLLSHVSVDTGFSKFFGGPNIKLINNGSMATLALDKTSGSGLVSRRKYYYGFFSAAIKLPAGLTSGVVVAFYLSNADMYPHSHDEIDIELLGHDKRIDWVLQTNVYANGVSTGREEKFYFWFDPTQQHHYYSILWNSHHIVERVPKQRQILYRISIKANVALCNHMGWVAMGNSWRQIPCQLQVCPICSFVCGHGNGWLYNKSYAARFILFQRQPLKHGPRRRT; this comes from the exons ATGGCAATATTGCaacatattttgtttatgtCTCTCTCGATGTTTTGCATGACAAGTGTGGTTTCTTCACACAGCAGGCACTACACCACTCCCAGCGTTCCACGTTTAACAGACTTGCTTAGCCATGTCTCAGTTGATACGggtttttctaaattttttggTGGACCCAATATAAAGCTGATCAACAATGGGTCCATGGCCACTCTTGCTCTCGACAAAACCTCAG GGTCAGGATTGGTTTCCAGGAGAAAATATTACTATGGATTTTTCAGTGCAGCAATAAAGTTGCCTGCAGGTCTCACATCTGGAGTCGTGGTAGCCTTCTAT TTGTCTAATGCAGACATGTATCCTCACAGCCATGATGAGATTGATATTGAACTGCTTGGGCATGATAAGAGAATTGACTGGGTACTCCAAACAAATGTCTATGCAAATGGTGTAAGTACCggaagagaagagaaatttTATTTCTGGTTTGATCCAACACAGCAGCACCATTACTACAGCATTCTCTGGAACAGCCACCATATAGT TGAGAGAGTTCCCAAACAACGGCAAATTCTCTACCGCATATCCATCAAAGCCAATGTCGCTTTATGTAACCATATGGGATGGGTCGCAATGGGCAACTCATGGAGGCAAATACCCTGTCAATTACAAGTATGCCCCATTTGTAGCTTCGTTTGCGGACATGGAAATGGCTGGCTGTATAACAAATCCTACGCAGCCCGGTTCATCTTGTTCCAACGCCAGCCTCTCAAGCATGGACCCCGTCGGAGGACCTGA